CGGCCTGCTCCTCGGGAGAGATGTGCAGCATGATCTTCACGACGCGCACGCCGTCGTCGACGAGCCGCCGCTCGAAGTCGACGATCGCGCCGTAGCGGCGCTCGATCTCCTCGGGAGGCGCGAATCCGCGCACGCGCTGGATCAGCACGTCCTCGTAGTGCGAGCGGTCGAACACGCCGATCATGCCGGGCGCGGGCACGCGCGGCTCGATCCGCCACAGGAAGTCGTGGGCGCGCTCCTCCTCCGTGGGGGCCTTGAACGCCGAGAGCGCGAGCCCGTAGGGCTCGACCTGGCTGAACACGTGGTTCACGATGCCGCCCTTGCCCGCCGCGTCCATCGCCTGCAGCACCACGAGCAGCCGGTCGCGCGCCCCGAGCCGGCTCTGGGCGAAGAGCTTCTCCTGCAGGCCGCGCAGCTGCTGCGCCGAACGGACCAGCTCTTCGATCCCCTCCCGCTTGCGGGCCTCGGTGCCGGGTTTCGCGTCGGGATCCACGTCGCGCAGGTCGAAGCCGGGCCCCACCCGCAGCAGCCGCGTCACATCGTCGGTCCAGAATCCCCCGGTCATGCGTCCTCCTCCGTCGGCGTCCCCTCCACTGTATGCCCGCCGCGCCGTCGGACCGTCCTCGCCGCCGCGCCGTCGGACCGTCCTCGCCGCCGCGGCGCGCGCCTCCCGCTGGGAGTATCGCCCGCAGCCGCGCTCCGACGGAGCTATGGCGCCAGCGGAATCTCGACGAGGCTCGGGCCCGTCACCGGCTCCGTGAGCAGGTTCTCGAGCTCGCCGCGCGTGGCGACGCAGCGGTACTCCCAGCCGTAGGCGCGGGCGAGCGACTCGAGATCGGCCCGCTGCGGCGTGCGCATCACACGGGTGAAGAGCTCGGGATCGGCCGCACCGGCGACCTCGAGGCCGTCGAAGATGGTTCCGCCGCCGTCGTTGCCGACGAAGAGCTGGATGCGCGGGGTCGGCTCTCCCTCGGGCAGCAGCAGGGAGCCCGCGTCGTGCAGCAGCGCGAGGTCGCCGATCAGCACGCGCGTGGTGCCAGCGGCCCGCGCGGGATCCGCGTCGCCCTGACTGGCTGCGGCGATCCCGAGCGCCGTCGCGACCGTGCCGTCGATGCCGGCGAGGCCGCGGTTGGCGTGGACGTCGACCTTGCGCGCGGCGGCGAGGCCGTCGAGCACCCGCACGAGTCGCGAGGCGGCGAGCACCAACCGGTCGTGCGGCCAGGTGGCGCGCCACACGCTCTCGACGAGCAGCTCTCGCGAGATCGGCTCGCGCATCGCGGCGACCTCGGCGCGCGCATACGCGCTGCGCTCCTTGTAGCCGGTGGCGAGGGCCGCCTCGAGGTCGGGCTCGTGCACGGTGGTGCGCTCGCGCAGCAGCTCGCGGTCGGCCAGCACCCAGGCCCCCAGCCAGCGGCGCAGCGCGCGCGGATCGTGATCATCGGCGACCCGCACGCGCGGCACGACGCGGGCGGCGCGGGCGGGATCGTAGTGATCGGCGCGGGGGTGCGGATCGACCACGACCACGTCGACGTCGTCGCGTCGAAGCAGAGCGGGCACCTGGCGGGTGAGCGTGGGGTGGCCGAACACGACGGCCTGCTCCACGAGCTCGCCGAGGGGCGGGCCGTCCTCGCGCGGAGCGGTGAGCAGGGTGGCGTAGGCCGCGATCGTCTCGCGCCCGAAGCGCGAGCCGCTCACCACCTCGGCGAGCAGCGGCAGCCCCGCGGCGTGGGCGAAGGCCTCGGCCTCGGGTCCCGCGCCCTCCCCCGCGATCACCACCGCGAGTGCGTCGCCCCGGTGCACGTAGGCGTCGGCATCCGCGGAGTCGACTGCACCGTCGCGCGGCGTGACCGACGCGGCCCGGATCGCCGACCCCTCGTCGGCGGCGACCTCGAAGCCGCGGCCGATCATCGCGTCGAAGCCGCGCGTTCCCGAGAGCGGCTCTCGGAACGCGATGTTGAGCTGCACCGGACCGGCGGGGGCCGCTCCCGGCGCCCCGAGCGAGGCCCGCAGCGCGGCCTGGGCGAGGGCGCCGGGGTCGCGGCCCGGATCCCGCGGCAGGTCGCCGCCCGCTTCGAACTCGGGAGCGGGCACATCGAGTGACAGGCGGGCGACTGAGCCGAAGAGGCCGGCCTGGCTCGTGGTCTGATTGCTGCGGATGCCGCGCAACTCGTCGGGGCGGTCCGCGGTGATGAGCATCAGCGGCACCCGGGCCTCATGCGCCTCGAGCACCGCGGGGGACAGGTTGGCGACGGCCGTGCCGCTCGTCACGATGACCGGGGCGGGCACCCCCGTTTCACGTGCAACGCCCAGCGCGAAGAACGCCGCCGAGCGCTCGTCGAGGCGCACGTGCAGACGGATCGCGTCGGCCCGCTCGGCCGCGGCCGCCGCGAGGGCGAGCGCCTGCGAGCGCGACCCCGGGCACACCACGATGTCGCGCACGCCGCGGCGGATCAGCTCTCCGAGCAGTTCCACCGCGAACACCGAAGACGCGGCCGGCCCCGCGGGGGCTCCCGACCCGTCACCGCCAGGCGAGCCCGAGCCGTGCGGCCCGGCGCTCACTTCTGCGCCGCGTCGTCGTCGGGGCCCGGCTGCTCCTCACCGCGCGGCTCGGCATCGGGATCGGATGCCTCTTCGCCCGGGAACTTCTCGTCGTCGAGCTCGCGCAGCCGCTGTTCGAGATCGCGCATGTGCGAGTCGAGGTCGGCCGACGACATGCGGGTCCCCGCGAATCGAGGGTCATCGTCGGGCGCAGCAGGCCGCTTGGCCGGCGTCGCCCCCTTGCCGATCATGAACCAGAGCACCCCGCCGATCACCGGCAGCAGCACCACGAGCACGACCCACACGGGCTTCGAGACGCCGCGCGCGCGCGATCCATCAGTCATCGCCGCATCGACGAGAGCGTACAGCGTGAACGCCACGGCGATGACGATCCCGATAATCACGAATCGCACCATACACCCATGGTACCGATCCCGACTGTGTCGATTCCGACCCTTGATTCGGGCGGCGGGAGCACTGCCGATTCCCGATCCCGTCTCCCCTCCGTCATCCGAGCGCATCGACGGGAGCACCCGCCGGCCCCTCGGCGACGGCTCAGCCGCCGCCGGTACACTCGTGCGGGTGAAGACCCCCCGCTCCGCCTGGATCACCTACACCGCACTGCGCCTGCTGTTCTTCGCGGCACCGTTCGCCCTCATCTACGCGCTGGGGCTCTCGCTGCAGTTCTCGATGATGCTGTCGGCGCTCATCGCTGCGGTGCTGTCCGCGCTCATCAGCGTGTCCCTGTCGGTGCTGCTGCTCTCGAAGCCGCGCGAGGCGGCGTCCGAGAGCATCTACGAGTGGCGCAACCGCGAGCGCACCGCCGACGACATCGTCGAGGACGAGGCGATCGAGGCCTCGGAGACCGCCGGCCCCGTCTCCGACGCGGGCACCCCGGCCGAGACCGAAACCCCTGTCGCGGAGACCGCAGCGGACGCCCGGGCGGCGGAGGCGACCGGCACCGCGGTCGCCGATGACGAGACGGATGCCGCGCGCCCCGAGCGCGCCTAGCGTCCGCAGCCGTCGGACGTCGCCGCCCGCGACGCGCACCGGCACTCGCGGCCGGCACCGGCCGGCCGGCACCGCTGAGAGCCGAGCCCGGCCCCGAGCCCACCCTCGACGTCGGTGGTGCGCAGTAGCGTTGAACCGTGAGCGAGACGACGGCGCAGAAGGCGCCCCGGTGGAGCGTCCTCGGTCGCGACGACGACGGCGCCGCGACCGTGATCGACGTGCGCGCCGACGGGTCGCGCGGCGAGCCCGTCCCTGTCGAGCCGCACGACCTGACCGGCTTCATCGCGCGGCGCGAGCGCAGCGCCTCACCGCCGCGCTGGGTGTGGAGCGACGCCCCGAGCTGGTATCCGCAGCTGCTCGCCACCGGGGTGCGGGTGGAACGGTGCCACGACCTGCGGCTGTCGCACGCCATCCTGCGGCGGTCGGAGCTGGTGCGCGAGCGCGGAGCCCTGCTCGCGGCAGAGGAGTGGGACGCGGCGCCGGGTCTCGAGGCCGAAGAGGCGCCCGAAGACTCGGCGCTCTTCGAGTTCGAGGGGGCAGGCGCGGCCGCGCCCACCGTGCCGCACGATCCCGAATCGGCGAGCGCCGAGTTCGAACGGCAGCTGGCGGCGATCTCGTCCAGCGCCGACCCGAACCGGCTGCGCCTGCTGCTCGCCGCCGAATCGGCCGGAGCGCTCGTTGCCGTCGAGATGCGATCAGCCGGGGTGCCCTGGGACGCCGCCGAGCACGACCGCCTGCTGCGCGAGCAGCTGGGCCCGCGCCCCGCCGGCGGCGCGAAGCCGGCGAAGATGCTCGCGCTGGCCGACGAGGTGCGCGCGGCGCTCGCCCAGCCCGAGGCGAGCCTCGACTCCCCGCCCAAGCTGCTGCGCGCGCTCAAGCGGGCGGGCATCGACGTCGAATCGACCTCGCAGTGGGAGCTCATGGAGATCGAGCACCCGGCGATCGAACCGCTGCTGCGCTACAAGAAGCTCTCGCGCCTGCTGACCGCCAACGGCTGGGCGTGGATCGACGAGTGGGTGCGCGACGGCAGGTACCGACCCGTCTACGTGCCGGGCGGCGTGGTCACCGGACGATGGGCGTCGAGCGGCGGGGGCGCTCTGCAGGTGCCGCGCGGGCTGCGCCCCGCCCTGCGCGCCGACCCCGGCTGGATGCTCGTGTCGGCCGACGTCGCACAGCTCGAGCCGCGCGTGCTCGCCGCGATGTCCGGAGACCGGGCGATGGCCGCCGCGGGCTCCGGCAAGGATCTCTACTCCGGCATCGTGCAGAGCGGCCTCGTCTCGACGCGGCAGGAGGCGAAGTTCGCGGTGCTCGGCGCGATGTACGGCTCCACCACGGGCGACAGCGGTCGGCTGGTGCCTCGACTGCGGCGCGGCTTCCCCGCCGCGATGCGGCTGGTGGATCGGGCCGCCGAGGTCGGCGAGCAGGGCGGCACGGTCTCGACCTGGCTCGGTCGCTCGTCGCCCGTCCCCGGCGCCGAGTGGACCGAGACGCAGTCGCTCGCGAGCCTGCCCTCGGCCACGCCGCGTGACGAGGCCCGCGCCTGCCGCGCCGCCCGCGACTTCGGGCGCTTCACCCGCAACTTCGTGGTGCAGGGCACGGCCGCCGAGTGGGCGCTCGCCTGGCTCGCGGAGCTGCGCCTCAGGCTCGCCGCCATGCCCGCCGCGGCGCCCGCCCCCGCGACGGCGTCGGGCCCGGTCTTCGAGTACCGCCCGCACCTCGTGTTCTTCCTGCACGACGAGGTCATCGTGCACGCCCCGAGCGAGCAGGCTCAAGCCGTCGCAGACGCCGTGCGGGCCTCGGCCGAGGCAGCGGGTCGGCTGCTCTTCGGCGAGACCCCCGTCGACTTCCCGCTCGACGTGCGCGTCGCCGAGCGGGCGAGC
The genomic region above belongs to Leucobacter muris and contains:
- a CDS encoding PPK2 family polyphosphate kinase, which translates into the protein MTGGFWTDDVTRLLRVGPGFDLRDVDPDAKPGTEARKREGIEELVRSAQQLRGLQEKLFAQSRLGARDRLLVVLQAMDAAGKGGIVNHVFSQVEPYGLALSAFKAPTEEERAHDFLWRIEPRVPAPGMIGVFDRSHYEDVLIQRVRGFAPPEEIERRYGAIVDFERRLVDDGVRVVKIMLHISPEEQAERLLARLDDPEKHWKYNAGDVDEREFWPEYMDAFGIAIERTATERAPWYVVPANAKWYARAAVQRIVISELQRIDPRWPEADFDVAAERARIERTAGMRWPA
- the menD gene encoding 2-succinyl-5-enolpyruvyl-6-hydroxy-3-cyclohexene-1-carboxylic-acid synthase, with translation MFAVELLGELIRRGVRDIVVCPGSRSQALALAAAAAERADAIRLHVRLDERSAAFFALGVARETGVPAPVIVTSGTAVANLSPAVLEAHEARVPLMLITADRPDELRGIRSNQTTSQAGLFGSVARLSLDVPAPEFEAGGDLPRDPGRDPGALAQAALRASLGAPGAAPAGPVQLNIAFREPLSGTRGFDAMIGRGFEVAADEGSAIRAASVTPRDGAVDSADADAYVHRGDALAVVIAGEGAGPEAEAFAHAAGLPLLAEVVSGSRFGRETIAAYATLLTAPREDGPPLGELVEQAVVFGHPTLTRQVPALLRRDDVDVVVVDPHPRADHYDPARAARVVPRVRVADDHDPRALRRWLGAWVLADRELLRERTTVHEPDLEAALATGYKERSAYARAEVAAMREPISRELLVESVWRATWPHDRLVLAASRLVRVLDGLAAARKVDVHANRGLAGIDGTVATALGIAAASQGDADPARAAGTTRVLIGDLALLHDAGSLLLPEGEPTPRIQLFVGNDGGGTIFDGLEVAGAADPELFTRVMRTPQRADLESLARAYGWEYRCVATRGELENLLTEPVTGPSLVEIPLAP
- a CDS encoding PLDc N-terminal domain-containing protein, with protein sequence MVRFVIIGIVIAVAFTLYALVDAAMTDGSRARGVSKPVWVVLVVLLPVIGGVLWFMIGKGATPAKRPAAPDDDPRFAGTRMSSADLDSHMRDLEQRLRELDDEKFPGEEASDPDAEPRGEEQPGPDDDAAQK
- a CDS encoding DUF4229 domain-containing protein, which produces MKTPRSAWITYTALRLLFFAAPFALIYALGLSLQFSMMLSALIAAVLSALISVSLSVLLLSKPREAASESIYEWRNRERTADDIVEDEAIEASETAGPVSDAGTPAETETPVAETAADARAAEATGTAVADDETDAARPERA
- a CDS encoding bifunctional 3'-5' exonuclease/DNA polymerase; the protein is MSETTAQKAPRWSVLGRDDDGAATVIDVRADGSRGEPVPVEPHDLTGFIARRERSASPPRWVWSDAPSWYPQLLATGVRVERCHDLRLSHAILRRSELVRERGALLAAEEWDAAPGLEAEEAPEDSALFEFEGAGAAAPTVPHDPESASAEFERQLAAISSSADPNRLRLLLAAESAGALVAVEMRSAGVPWDAAEHDRLLREQLGPRPAGGAKPAKMLALADEVRAALAQPEASLDSPPKLLRALKRAGIDVESTSQWELMEIEHPAIEPLLRYKKLSRLLTANGWAWIDEWVRDGRYRPVYVPGGVVTGRWASSGGGALQVPRGLRPALRADPGWMLVSADVAQLEPRVLAAMSGDRAMAAAGSGKDLYSGIVQSGLVSTRQEAKFAVLGAMYGSTTGDSGRLVPRLRRGFPAAMRLVDRAAEVGEQGGTVSTWLGRSSPVPGAEWTETQSLASLPSATPRDEARACRAARDFGRFTRNFVVQGTAAEWALAWLAELRLRLAAMPAAAPAPATASGPVFEYRPHLVFFLHDEVIVHAPSEQAQAVADAVRASAEAAGRLLFGETPVDFPLDVRVAERASKE